A genomic window from Equus caballus isolate H_3958 breed thoroughbred chromosome 5, TB-T2T, whole genome shotgun sequence includes:
- the AMPD2 gene encoding AMP deaminase 2 isoform X2, protein MWQSQARLLRLRLPPPSPRPEPWHPIHPAPANPRPNIPLRSVPACRPPLQYQELFSRSLAESELRSAPYEFPEESPIEQLEERRQRLERQISQDVKLEPDILLRAKQDFLKTDSESDLQLYKEQGEGQGDRGLRERDVVLEREFQRVTISGEEKCGVPFTDLLDAAKSVVRALFIREKYMALSLQSFCPTTRRYLQQLAEKPLETRTYEQGPDTPVSADAPVHPPALEQHPYEHCEPSTMPGDLGLGLRMVRGVMHVYTRREPDEHCSEVELPYPDLQEFVADVNVLMALIINGPIKSFCYRRLQYLSSKFQMHVLLNEMKELAAQKKVPHRDFYNIRKVDTHIHASSCMNQKHLLRFIKRAMKRHLEEIVHVEQGREQTLREVFESMNLTAYDLSVDTLDVHADRNTFHRFDKFNAKYNPIGESVLREIFIKTDNRVSGKYFAHIIKEVMSDLEESKYQNAELRLSIYGRSRDEWDKLARWAVMHRVHSPNVRWLVQVPRLFDVYRTKGQLANFQEMLENIFLPLFEATVHPASHPELHLFLEHVDGFDSVDDESKPENHVFNLESPLPEAWVEEDNPPYAYYLYYTFANMAMLNHLRRQRGFHTFVLRPHCGEAGPIHHLVSAFMLAENISHGLLLRKAPVLQYLYYLAQIGIAMSPLSNNSLFLSYHRNPLPEYLSRGLMVSLSTDDPLQFHFTKEPLMEEYSIATQVWKLSSCDMCELARNSVLMSGFSHKVKSHWLGPNYTKEGPEGNDIRRTNVPDIRVGYRYETLCQELALITQAIQSEMLETIPEEMGVTSPGPQ, encoded by the exons atgtggcagagccaggcccgGCTGCTGCGGCTCAGACTCCCCCCGCCGTCTCCGCGGCCCGAGCCATGGCATCCTATCCATCCGGCCCCGGCAAACCCAAGGCCAAATATCCCTTTAAGAAGCGTGCCAGCCTGCAGGCCGCCTCTGCAGTACCAG gAGCTGTTCAGCCGCTCCCTAGCTGAGAGCGAGCTCCGTAGCGCCCCGTACGAGTTCCCCGAAGAGAGCCCCATTGAGCAGCTGGAGGAGCGGCGGCAGCGGCTGGAACGGCAGATCAGCCAGGATGTCAA GCTGGAGCCGGACATCCTGCTTCGGGCCAAGCAAGATTTCCTGAAGACAGACAGTGAATCGGACCTCCA GCTCTACAAGGAGCAGGGTGAGGGACAGGGCGACCGGGGCCTGCGGGAGCGCGATGTGGTGCTGGAAAGAGAATTTCAGCGGGTCACCATCTCTGGGGAGGAGAAGTGTGGA GTACCATTCACAGACCTCCTGGACGCAGCCAAGAGTGTGGTGCGGGCTCTTTTCATCCGGGAGAAGTACATGGCCCTGTCGCTTCAAAGCTTCTGCCCCACCACCCGCCGGTACCTGCAGCAGCTGGCCGAGAAGCCTCTGGAGACGCGGACCTACGAGCAGGGCCCCGACACCCCTGTGTCCGCTG ATGCCCCGGTACACCCCCCTGCGCTGGAACAGCACCCGTATGAGCACTGTGAGCCTAGCACCATGCCTGGGGACCTGGGCTTGGGTCTGCGCATGGTGCGGGGCGTGATGCACGTCTATACCCGCAGGGAACCCGATGAGCA TTGCTCAGAGGTGGAGCTGCCATACCCTGACCTGCAGGAATTTGTGGCAGACGTCAATGTGCTGATGGCCCTGATTATCAACGGCCCCAT AAAGTCATTCTGCTACCGCCGGCTGCAATACCTGAGCTCCAAGTTCCAGATGCATGTGCTGCTCAACGAGATGAAGGAGCTGGCTGCCCAGAAGAAGGTGCCACACCGAGATTTCTACAACATTCGCAAG GTGGACACGCACATCCATGCCTCGTCCTGCATGAACCAGAAGCATCTGCTGCGCTTCATCAAGCGGGCGATGAAGCGACACCTGGAGGAGATCGTGCACGTGGAGCAGGGCCGCGAGCAGACGCTGCGGGAGGTGTTCGAGAGCATGAATCTCACTGCCTACGACCTGAGTGTGGACACGCTCGATGTGCACGCG GACAGGAACACCTTCCATCGCTTTGACAAGTTCAATGCCAAATACAACCCTATTGGGGAGTCCGTTCTCCGAGAGATCTTCATCAAGACCGACAACAGAGTTTCTGGGAAATACTTTGCTCACATCATCAAG GAGGTCATGTCGGACCTGGAGGAGAGCAAATATCAGAATGCGGAGCTGCGGCTCTCCATCTATGGGCGCTCAAGAGACGAGTGGGACAAGCTGGCACGCTGGGCCGTGATGCACCGTGTGCACTCTCCCAATGTGCGCTGGCTCGTGCAGGTGCCCCGCCTCTT TGATGTGTACCGTACCAAGGGCCAGCTGGCCAACTTCCAGGAGATGCTGGAGAACATCTTCCTGCCACTGTTTGAGGCCACCGTGCACCCTGCCAGCCACCCAGAGCTGCACCTCTTCTTGGAACAT GTGGATGGCTTTGACAGTGTGGATGATGAGTCCAAGCCTGAGAACCACGTCTTCAACCTGGAGAGCCCCCTCCCTGAGGCCTGGGTGGAGGAGGACAACCCACCCTATGCCTACTACCTATACTACACCTTCGCCAACATGGCCATGCTGAACCACCTGCGCAG GCAGAGGGGCTTCCACACATTTGTGCTGAGGCCGCACTGCGGGGAGGCTGGGCCCATCCACCACCTGGTGTCGGCCTTCATGTTGGCTGAGAACATCTCGCACGGGCTGCTTCTGCGCAAG GCCCCGGTCCTGCAGTACCTGTATTACCTGGCCCAGATAGGCATCGCCATGTCCCCGCTCAGCAACAACAGCCTCTTCCTGAGCTACCACCGGAACCCACTACCTGAGTACCTGTCCCGTGGCCTCATGGTCTCGCTGTCCACTGACGACCCCCTGCAGTTCCACTTCACCAAG GAGCCGCTGATGGAGGAGTACAGCATCGCCACCCAGGTGTGGAAGCTCAGCTCCTGTGACATGTGTGAGCTGGCACGCAACAGTGTGCTCATGAGCGGCTTCTCCCACAAG GTGAAGAGCCACTGGCTGGGACCCAACTATACCAAGGAGGGCCCCGAGGGCAACGACATCCGCCGTACCAATGTGCCGGACATCCGCGTGGGCTACCGCTACGAAACGCTGTGCCAGGAGCTGGCACTTATCACGCAGGCCATCCAGAGCGAGATGCTGGAAACCATCCCAGAGGAGATGGGTGTCACAAGCCCGGGGCCTCAGTGA